One genomic region from Clostridium saccharobutylicum DSM 13864 encodes:
- the manZ gene encoding PTS mannose transporter subunit IID, translated as MSEKKLNKSDIIKMFIRSNFLLGSYNFERMQAIGFCVTLIPALKKLYKGDELSAALKRHLEFFNTQPFVATPIMGITAAMEEQRANGAPIDESSISGVKVGLMGPLAGVGDPIFWGTVRPVLAALGAGLALSGSIIGPLIFFLGFNVIRLATNWYGMFYGYEKGTQLVSDMAGNKLRYLTEGSSVLGLLVIGGLVSKWTTVNIPFVLSQYTKSDGTQVTTTIQSVLDSLMPGLVPLLLTFLCMYLLKKKVNPLLIIFGLFVVGIIGTALGVLA; from the coding sequence ATGAGTGAAAAAAAATTAAATAAAAGTGATATAATAAAAATGTTTATTCGTTCAAATTTTTTATTGGGATCATATAACTTTGAAAGAATGCAAGCAATAGGATTTTGTGTAACATTAATCCCTGCATTAAAGAAGCTATATAAGGGTGATGAATTGAGTGCTGCGTTAAAAAGACATTTAGAATTCTTTAATACTCAACCTTTCGTTGCAACTCCAATTATGGGAATAACTGCAGCCATGGAAGAACAAAGAGCTAATGGTGCTCCTATTGATGAATCATCAATTAGTGGTGTTAAGGTTGGATTAATGGGACCTTTAGCGGGTGTTGGAGATCCAATATTTTGGGGAACTGTAAGGCCTGTACTTGCAGCATTAGGAGCCGGACTTGCATTAAGCGGAAGTATTATTGGACCGTTAATATTCTTCTTAGGATTCAATGTTATAAGACTTGCAACAAATTGGTATGGAATGTTTTATGGATATGAAAAAGGAACTCAATTAGTTTCTGATATGGCTGGAAATAAATTAAGATATCTTACAGAAGGATCTTCAGTTCTAGGTCTATTAGTTATAGGTGGACTTGTATCAAAATGGACTACAGTTAACATTCCGTTTGTTCTTTCTCAATATACAAAAAGTGATGGAACGCAAGTTACTACAACAATTCAAAGTGTATTAGATAGTTTGATGCCAGGTTTAGTACCACTTCTATTAACTTTCTTATGCATGTATTTATTAAAGAAAAAGGTCAATCCATTACTAATTATATTTGGATTATTTGTAGTAGGAATTATAGGAACTGCTTTAGGCGTATTAGCATAG
- a CDS encoding PTS mannose/fructose/sorbose transporter subunit IIC, which translates to MSTLQLILLIIVAAIAGMGSVLDEAQFHRPLVACTLVGLVLGDLQTGIILGGTLEMLALGWMNVGAAMAPDAALASVISAVLVIVGKQSIGAGIAVAIPIAAAGQVLTIFVRTITVFFQHLADKCAENANTTGIEICHIAGLALQGIRVAVPAAIVGVLAGTDAVNAMLAAIPEVITKGLQVSGGFIVVVGYAMVINMMNSKALMPFFFIGFLLAAFTNFNLIGFGAVGVIAAIFHIKSIANQGQAVAAVATGGVDDVDDSELL; encoded by the coding sequence ATGAGCACTTTACAATTAATTTTATTAATAATAGTTGCAGCAATTGCTGGTATGGGTAGTGTACTTGATGAAGCACAATTCCATAGACCATTAGTTGCGTGCACACTAGTAGGACTCGTATTAGGTGATCTTCAAACCGGAATTATATTAGGTGGAACTCTTGAAATGCTAGCACTTGGTTGGATGAATGTTGGTGCCGCTATGGCACCAGATGCAGCACTTGCAAGTGTAATTTCAGCAGTATTAGTAATAGTTGGAAAGCAATCAATAGGTGCAGGTATAGCGGTTGCAATTCCAATTGCCGCAGCAGGACAAGTACTTACTATATTTGTAAGAACAATAACAGTATTCTTTCAACATTTGGCTGATAAGTGTGCAGAAAATGCAAATACAACAGGAATAGAAATATGCCATATTGCGGGACTTGCACTTCAAGGTATTCGTGTTGCTGTGCCAGCTGCAATAGTAGGAGTATTAGCGGGTACTGATGCTGTAAATGCAATGCTTGCAGCTATTCCAGAAGTTATAACAAAGGGGTTACAAGTATCAGGAGGATTCATAGTTGTAGTTGGATATGCAATGGTAATTAATATGATGAATAGTAAAGCTTTAATGCCATTTTTCTTCATAGGATTCTTATTAGCAGCATTTACTAACTTCAATTTAATTGGTTTCGGTGCAGTAGGTGTTATTGCAGCAATATTCCATATCAAATCAATTGCTAATCAAGGTCAAGCTGTAGCAGCAGTTGCAACTGGCGGCGTTGATGATGTAGATGATTCAGAATTACTATAG